In a genomic window of Streptococcus oralis:
- the uvrC gene encoding excinuclease ABC subunit UvrC — MNNLIKSKLELLPTSPGCYIHKDKNGTIIYVGKAKNLRNRVRSYFRGSHDTKTEALVSEIVDFEFIVTESNIEALLLEINLIKENQPKYNIMLKDDKSYPFIKITNERYPRLIITRQVKKDGGLYFGPYPDVGAANEIKRLLDRIFPFRKCTNPPSKVCFYYHIGQCMAHTICKKDEAYFKSMAQEVSDFLKGQDDKIIDDLKGKMASAAQSMEFERAAEYRDLIQAIGTLRTKQRVMAKDLQNRDVFGYYVDKGWMCVQVFFVRQGKLIERDVNLFPYYNDPDEDFLTYVGQFYQEKSHLVPNEVLIPQDIDEEAVKALVDTKIFKPQRGEKKQLVNLAIKNARVSLEQKFNLLEKSVEKTQGAIENLGRLLQIPTPVRIESFDNSNIMGTSPVSAMVVFVNGKPSKKDYRKYKIKTVVGPDDYASMREVIRRRYGRVQRDGLTPPDLIVIDGGQGQVNIAKQVIQEELGLDIPIAGLQKNDKHQTHELLFGDPLEVVELSRNSQEFFLLQRIQDEVHRFAITFHRQLRSKNSFSSQLDGIDGLGPKRKQNLMKHFKSLTKIKEASVDEIVEVGVPKAVAEAVQRKLNPQEEVELAQVAEERVDYQIEGEHNES, encoded by the coding sequence GAAAGGCTAAAAATCTGCGCAACCGTGTGCGCTCCTATTTCCGTGGGAGTCACGATACCAAGACGGAGGCACTGGTGTCTGAAATTGTAGATTTTGAATTTATCGTCACTGAGTCCAATATTGAGGCACTTCTTCTAGAAATCAACCTCATCAAGGAAAATCAGCCCAAGTACAATATCATGCTCAAGGATGATAAGTCCTATCCCTTTATCAAAATCACCAATGAGCGCTATCCGCGGCTTATTATCACCCGTCAGGTCAAAAAGGACGGTGGTCTCTACTTTGGTCCCTATCCAGATGTAGGGGCAGCAAATGAAATCAAGCGTCTACTGGACCGGATTTTCCCTTTTCGGAAATGTACCAACCCACCCTCTAAGGTCTGTTTTTACTACCATATCGGCCAATGTATGGCCCATACTATCTGTAAAAAAGATGAGGCTTATTTCAAGTCCATGGCTCAGGAGGTTTCTGATTTCCTAAAAGGGCAGGATGATAAAATCATTGATGACCTCAAGGGGAAGATGGCATCCGCAGCTCAAAGTATGGAGTTTGAACGTGCGGCGGAATACCGTGACCTGATTCAGGCCATTGGAACGCTTCGGACCAAGCAACGGGTCATGGCGAAAGATTTGCAAAATCGGGACGTCTTTGGTTACTATGTGGATAAGGGCTGGATGTGTGTTCAGGTTTTCTTTGTTCGTCAAGGCAAGCTCATTGAGCGGGATGTCAATCTCTTCCCCTACTACAATGATCCGGATGAGGACTTCTTGACCTATGTGGGACAATTCTATCAAGAAAAATCTCACCTGGTTCCCAATGAGGTGCTGATTCCGCAGGATATCGATGAAGAAGCCGTTAAGGCTTTGGTGGATACCAAGATTTTCAAGCCCCAACGTGGAGAGAAAAAACAACTGGTCAATCTAGCCATCAAAAATGCCCGTGTTAGTCTGGAGCAGAAGTTCAATCTGCTAGAAAAATCAGTCGAAAAGACCCAAGGAGCTATTGAAAATCTGGGACGCTTGCTCCAAATCCCGACCCCAGTCCGTATCGAGTCCTTTGATAACTCTAATATCATGGGAACCAGTCCTGTTTCAGCTATGGTGGTCTTTGTCAATGGCAAACCGAGTAAAAAAGACTACCGAAAGTACAAGATAAAAACGGTTGTTGGCCCAGATGACTATGCTAGTATGCGAGAGGTTATTCGCAGACGTTATGGCCGAGTTCAACGTGATGGTTTAACCCCGCCAGATTTGATTGTGATTGATGGGGGACAAGGTCAAGTCAATATCGCAAAGCAAGTCATCCAAGAAGAGCTAGGTTTGGATATCCCAATTGCAGGTCTGCAAAAGAATGACAAGCACCAAACCCATGAACTGCTCTTTGGAGATCCACTGGAAGTGGTGGAGTTGTCTCGCAATTCTCAAGAATTCTTTCTCCTCCAACGCATCCAGGATGAGGTGCACCGCTTTGCTATCACCTTCCACCGCCAACTGCGCTCAAAAAATTCCTTTTCTTCACAACTGGATGGGATTGACGGTCTGGGACCTAAACGCAAACAGAATCTCATGAAGCATTTTAAATCTCTCACTAAAATCAAGGAAGCTAGTGTGGATGAGATTGTCGAAGTTGGGGTGCCAAAAGCAGTCGCAGAAGCTGTTCAGAGAAAGTTGAACCCTCAGGAAGAAGTGGAGTTGGCTCAAGTAGCGGAAGAGAGAGTAGATTATCAAATAGAAGGAGAACACAATGAATCATAA